A genome region from Ursus arctos isolate Adak ecotype North America unplaced genomic scaffold, UrsArc2.0 scaffold_18, whole genome shotgun sequence includes the following:
- the LOC113266278 gene encoding peptidyl-prolyl cis-trans isomerase A-like: MVPQTRVFAGSGASRIGGFADADTTTQSLPALLSHGQPHRSLELLGCTSFQLFVDKVPKTAANSHALRPGEEGFGSCFPRRIRGFLCQGSDVTHHEDTRGKSIQREKFDDENFILKHTGPGIWSMANAGPHTNGAQFVICAAKPEGLEGEPVVFGKVKEDTETMERFGSGNGKTS, encoded by the exons ATGGTGCCTCAGACCAGGGTGTTTGCTGGCAGCGGGGCG AGCAGGATAGGAGGCTTTGCAGATGCTGACACCACCACCCAGAGCCTCCCTGCGCTGCTTAGCCATGGTCAACCCCACCGTAGTCTTGAGCTGCTGGGCTGCACCTCCTTCCAGCTGTTTGTAGACAAAGTTCCCAAGACAGCAGCAAACTCACATGCTCTgaggcctggggaggaagggTTTGGCTCCTGCTTTCCCAGAAGGATTCGGGGATTTCTGTGCCAGGGCAGTGACGTCACACACCATGAAGATACGAGGGGCAAGTCCATACAGAGGGAGAAGTTTGATGATGAAAATTTCATCCTGAAGCACACGGGTCCTGGCATCTGGTCCATGGCCAATGCTGGGCCCCACACAAATGGTGCCCAGTTTGTCATCTGCGCTGCCAAGCCCGAGGGGCTGGAGGGTGAGCCTGTGGTCTTTGGTAAGGTGAAAGAGGACACGGAAACCATGGAGCGCTTCGGATCCGGGAATGGCAAGACCAGCTAG